The Methylopila sp. M107 genome contains the following window.
CCGACACGGCGGTGACGGGCGGCGGCGGGGTGCGCCTAACCGCCAAGGGCACCGCGCCGATCGGACAGGGCGACCTCGACATGGCGGTCGACATCGCCGAAGTGCCGCTCGCCATCGCCAACAGCTTTTCGCCGGGTGTCGGCCTTTCCGGCAAGCTCGCGGGCAACGCCAAGGTCACGGGGCCGATCGCGGCGCCGGCCGGCAATTACGATCTCAGGGTTTCGGGGCTCACCGCCGCGGCCGCCAAGGGCGTGCCGCCGCTGCAGATCGTCTCCAAGGGCAATCTCGGCAGCGGACGCGTCACCACCGACACGGCGGTGACGGGCGGCGGCGGCATGCGGATCACCGCCAACGGCTCCGCGCCGCTCAGCGTGACCGGGCCGCTCGACGTGACGGTCCAAATCCGCAGCGTGCCGCTGTCGCTCGCCAACGGATTTTCGCCCGGCCTCGGCGCGAACGGCACGCTGCAGGGCGACGCCAAGGTCGGCGGCACGGTCTCGGCGCCGGCCGGCACATACAATCTGAAGGTTGTCGGCCTTTCCACCCAGGCGACCCGCAGCGCGGGCGTGCCTGTGGCCGGGATCGACTCGAAGGGCCGCATCGAGGGCAAGCGGGTGTTCACCGACACGGTCGTGAGCGCCGCGCAGGGCCTTCGCGTCACCGCGAACGGCTCCGCGCCGATGGGCGCGGGCGACCTCGACCTTAAGGTTGCGGGACGCGCGCCGCTCGGCTTCCTCAATGACACGCTGTCGGTCTCGGGCGACCGGGTTGACGGCGCGGTGACCTTCGACGTGAAGGTCGGCGGTCCGACGTCGGGCCCGCGCATCAACGGCTCGGGCGCCCTCGTCAACGCCTCCTACTTCAACCGCGCCGCGAACCTGCAGCTCAAGAACATGGCGGCCTCCGTCGCGGCGAACGGAACGAACATCGACGTCTCCAGCTTCCGGGCCACAACGCGCAATGGCGGGACGCTCTCGGGCTCGGGCCGCGTCGCGGTCGATCCGGCGCGTGGGTTCCCGGGCCAGATCAATTTCAAGGCGAACAACGCCGAGGTGATCGGCACCGACATCGTGACCGCCATCACCGACGCGGACCTGCGTCTCGAGGGCCCGCTCGCGCGGCGTCCGGTCGTTAACGGCACGATCCGCACGCGCTCGGTCGAGATCCAGATCCCGGACCGCATCCCGGCCGCCTACACGCCGCTGCCGGACGTCCGCAACGTCAACCCGCCGCCGGCGCTGAGAGCTCAGCTCAAGGCCAAGGATACCGGCAAGGGCAAGTCGAGCGGCGGCGAGGCCGACGCCTTCCTCGCGACGCTGAACATCGACGTCCAGGCCGAGAACCGCATTTTCATCCGGGGCATGGGCATGCAGGCCGAGGCCGGCGGCCAGATCAAGATTTCGGGCACGTCGGCGAAGCCCGTGCCGGTCGGCGCCTTCGACCTGCGGTCGGGGCGGAGTTACATCAACGTGCTCGGCAAGCGGCTGAGCTTTACGCGCGGCCAGGTCGGGTTCGCTGGCGATCTCGACCCGACGCTCGATTTCCTTGCGGAGACGCCGGCGACGGGGCTGACCGCGCAGGTCGTCATCACTGGCAACGCCTCGCGGCCGAAGATCGAGTTCACCTCGAACCCCGTCGTGCCGCAGGACGAGGTGCTGTCGCGCCTGCTGTTCAACAAGTCGTCCGGCGAACTCTCCACCAGCCAGGCGCTGACCATCGCGCAGGCGGTGGCGCAGTACAGCGGCGTCGGGGGAGGCGGCGCGGGGCCTCTCGAAGGCCTGCGCAAGGGTCTGGGCGTCGACACGCTCGACATTGCGGCGGGCGAGGACGGGCCGGGCCTCGGCGTCGGCAAGTACATTTCGGACAATATCTATCTCGGCGTCCGCTCCGGCACGACGCCCGAGAGCACGGGCGTCACGGTCGACATCGACCTGACGAAAAACATCAAGGCGCAAGGCATGGCGGGCTCCGCCGGCAACACGTCCGCCGGCGTCGCCATCGAATGGGACTATTGACCTCCGCGCTGCGGGCCCATTTACCACCCCGATGACCGATCCTGAATCAACGGAGCGTCAGCGCGCGCAGGCGCGGGTCGCCGAAATCCGGTCGCGTTTCGTCGCCGGCCTCGACGACCGCCTCGCCGAGTTGAGCGAGCTCGCCCGATCGACCGGCGGCCCCGACGGCAAGGACGCCTGGGACCGGCTGCGCCTTGGGCTCCACAACCTGTCGGGCGCCGCGCCGACGCTCGGCCTTGCCGACCTCGGCCGTGGCGCCGGCGAGATCGAGGAGATCGCGATCGGACGGCGACGGCCGGACGGCGGACTGTCGGCCGATGACGCAGGACATGTGGCCGAACTGGTGCTTGCGCTCGGGTCGCGGGCGGGCTCGCGGTAGCGTTCCCGCGCTTCCATCGAATCATGCAACTTGCGCGCGTCCCGAATTGCGGCAGGATAGTGATCGTTAGGCCAGATCCTCGGATCGGGCCGACATCATCCTTGTCGGGGGGCGGGGTGTGGACTGGCGCGGGATCGGCGCAGCATTGCTGGCGGTGGAGCTAGCGGTCGGGCTTGCAGGTCCGGCTGAGGCGGGAGCTTTCACCCTGGAGCATGGCCGCACCAAGCTGTTCCTCACCGGCGTCCTGAATTCTGGCGACCATTACTTCGACGCCGACGGCCGGTTGAAGCGCCGCGGCATCTACCGCAAATACGACCTTCAGCTCTACGGCGAACACGGTTTGCGCGAAGGCCTGACCGTCTTCGGCTCCGCAGGCCTCCAGCGCATCAAGACGAAGGACGGCGCAAGCTTCGAACGCGCAGGGCTCGGCCGGACCGAATTCGGCCTTCGCGCCAAAATGTTTGAGCGCGTTGGATGGATCGGCTCCGTCCAGGGTTCGGCGGTGATCGCCGGCGCGAAGAAGGGGCCGGATCTCGCGGTCGTCGGCGAAACCGACGACCAGTTCGACGGCCGCGTCCTCGTCGCGCGGAGTTTTGAGGCGTTCGGCAAGCCGGCTTTCGTCGATCTGGCTGCGGGCTACCGGGTCCGGACCGGCGATCCCGCCGACGAGGCGAGGTTCGACGCGACGTTTGGGGTTCGGCCGTCGCCTCGCCTCCTGGTCATGGCGCAAAGCTTCAACACGATCGGCGTCGCCCGTTGGCGCGGGCCGTACGCGCTCAGGCAGCGGATCTACAAGCTGCAGGGCGCGGCGATCTACGACCTGACGGACAACTGGTCCCTGATCGGCGCGGCGTTCTGCACGCCCGCGGGCCGCGACGCTCTCGACGAACGCGGCGCGACGTTCGGAGTCGGCCTGAAATTCTGAGGCTTCAGGGCCGAAAGCCCTCGAACACGATCTGGTCGGCGAACAGCGAGGCGCGCGCCTGGTCCTCCGGCGTGAGGACCGTCCAGCTCGTCACCGGGACCCCGATCGCCCGGGCAAGCCGGACGGAGCCGCGAGACAGGTCGTTCACGTCCCAGGACAGGAAATCCGGCCGGGTGAGGGGCCAATGCAGCAGGTTTCGGGCGGCGAACCGCTGCAGGCGGGTGAGGCGGCCGGCCCAGTAGGAACTGTCCGCCGCAAACGCTTCGCCGACGACCCCGCGTGGGATTTTCGGCGCGCGGCGGCGGAGTTCGAGCAGCACGCGCGGGTCGAACGATTCGGCCACGACCGGTCCGCCGCGCGCGTTCAGGATGTCGGCGGTCCGCGCGGCGATCCGCATGTCGGCGTCGAAGCCCGACTTGATCTCGACGACGAGCGCCTGTCGGCCGCCGACGAGGTCCAGGCATTCGTCGAGCGTGAAGATCCTGTCGGACGACGCCCGGAACGCGACCCGGCGAAGCTCCGCAACCGTGAGGGCCGAGACCGGGCCGGACGCCTCGGTCAGCCGGTCAAGGGTCGCGTCGTGGAACACGACCGCCTCGCCGTCGGCCGACAGCCGGACGTCGATTTCGACGCCGTAGCCGGCCTTGACGGCGCGGGCCACCGCGGCCGGCGTGTTCTCCACGACGCCGGCGCCCGCGTCATGCAGGCCGCGATGGGCGATCGGCCGGGCGGTCAGCCAGTCCAGCCGGCCGGCCATCCGGTTCAGGCGATCTCGATAACGGCGTCGATCTCGACCGCGACGCCAAGCGGCAGCGCCGCGACGCCGACCGCGGAGCGCGCGTGGCGGCCCTTATCGCCCAGCGCCTCCACGAAGAAGTCCGAGGCGCCGTTGACGACCTTGGGCTGGTCGAAAAAGTCCGGCGCCGACGCGACGAAGGCGGTCAGCTTCACGATACGGCCGATCCGCTCCAGGTCGCCGAGCGCGGCGCGCGCCTGCGCCAGGATGTTGATGGCGCAGAGCTTTGCGGCCTTCTGGCCGGCTTCGACGTCGAGACCGTCGCCGAGCCGTCCCTTGACCAGCCCGTCGGGGCCATTCGGCAGCTGGCCGGAGACATAGAGGAGCCCTTGCGAGATCAGCGTCGGGACGTAGTTCGCCGCGGGCGCGGGCGCGTCCGGGAGGGTGACGCCGAGTTCGCTCAGTCGGGTGTCGATTTGGCCGGCCATTCCGTGGGCGCTCCCATTTGCTTTGCCTGTCCGCACTGCTTTGACCGACCATGGGCGCTGCGGCAAGGCCGAACGCCCGGGGCCGCGACGACGCCGCTGTTGCGTTTCCCGACGGGTCGCGCACTCTTGGGGCAACAGATGAGGTCCCATGCAGACGACGACTTTCAGCCTTCGCGTCGCGCCCGTGGCGCTCGCTCTCGCCGCGGCGACGGTTCCGGCAGCGGCCAATGTGCGGCTCGCGCCGCACCGCGCGGTCTACGAACTCGCCTTGAGCGAGAACCGGGGCGGCAGCGGCGTCGACCAGGTCCGCGGGCGCATCGTCTACGAGTTCAAGGGCGACGCTTGCGACGGCTACGCGCTGACCTTCCGGCAAGTGACCGAGATCGCGAGCGGCGAGGGCCAGAGCAACCGCTCGGACCTGCGGTCGGAGACGTGGGAAGACGGCGCTGGCAAGAGCTTTCGCTTCTCGGCCAAGAATTTCCTGAACGACGAACTGAACCGCGACACCGACGGCAAGGCGGAAAAAGGAGCCGAGGCCGTAAAAGTCCTGCTCAAGAAGCCGAAGGCCGGCGAGAGCGCGTTCGAGGCCGGCACGCTGTTCCCAACCGAGCATCTCGTGAAGATCATCGAGTCGGCGCAGCGCAGCGACACGCTGCTGGCGGCCCCGGTCTATGACGGCTCGGAAGCGGGCGACAAGACCTACGACACGCTGACCGTGATCGGGAAGAAGGCGGACACGCCGCCGCCTTCGCTCGAGGAGCCGGCCAAAAAGCCGGAACTCGAGAAGCAGGACTACTGGCCGGTCGCGGTCAGCTATTTCGAGCGCGGCAAGAAGCTGACGGGCGAGCAGACGCCCGACTACCAGATGAGCTTCGACCTCTACGCCAACGGCGTGAGCCGGGACCTGAGGATCAACTACGGCTCGTTCGTGCTCACCGGCGCGCTGAAGGAGCTGGAGTTCCTGAAGCCTGGCAAGTGCGAGCGGTAGAGCGACTGTCGTGTCGCGGCCTTTGAGGCCGCGACCCGCTCCATCTGCAGAATGGCTGTGGTTCTCGGTCCTGGCTTGACCGCAGAGTCCTACGTTTTCGGTACGCCGTAGATGCCCGGCGCCGCCGGGCATCTACGGCTCTGATTGAACCGACGTTGCGCGAAAGCGCTCTCAAGGCCAGGACAAGGGTGCAGGAGCCGGCACCTACTTCGCGACGTAGTCCGCGTCGCTGACATGCTCCAGCCAGTCGACGGCCTTGCCGTCGAGCTTCTCCTGGATCGCGATGTGCGTCATGCCGGTGGTCTCCGTCGCGCCGTGCCAGTGCCTTTCGTCCGGCGCGAACCACACCACGTCGCCCGGCCGGATTTCCTCGACCGGACCTCCCTCGCGCTGCGTCCATCCAAGGCCTGCGGTGACGATCAGCGTCTGGCCGAGCGGGTGGGTGTGCCAGGCGGTGCGGGCGCCGGGCTCGAACGTCACGCTCGCGCCAGCGACGCGGGCGGGCGCCGCGCGGTCGAACAGCGGGTCGATGCGGACCTGTCCGGTGAACCAATCCGCCGGTCCCTTGCCTGAGGGCCGCGAACCGCTTCGGTCGATTTCCATGATGCGTCCTCTCGCTGCGGAGCGGTGGATTTAGGGTCCGGCAGCGTCAGGTCGAGCGCCCGTCGCGCTGCTCAATCGCCCAGCAGCTCAGGCCGGAACTCGAAATGCATCGTGTCGAAATGCGCCCACTTGCCGCCCCAGATGAAGCCGTGGCGCTCGAAGATCTCGACGATCTCGGGCGGGATCTGGTTGCGATAGCCGCCCTTGCTCCAGCGCCAGTAGTCGCTGAACCGCGTGTTGAGGTCGATCGCGATCCCGTAGCCGTGGGCGCTCGGCTGCGTCGTGCCCGCGATGACGCGGCAATTATACGTGCCGGCCGACGGGATCAGGTAGCGGATCAGCGGCTCGGGCAGGGAGTCGAGCTCGTCCGACACGGCCTTCAGCCGCTTGTCGACGCCGAGCGCCCTCGTGAGCGAGACACGTCCGCCCTTGTGGCGCGGCAGCCAGTCGATGCTGACCAGTTGTTTCGTGACGCCGCCGGCTTGGCAGTCGCCATAGAGCTTCTTGAAGAACGCCTCGTTGCGGATGCGTCCCGGGTCGGCGTCGGGCGGGGTTTTCGGAAAGCCCGTCGGGTAGGGATAGGCGAACATGTCGTCGATGTCGGGCTTTGCGAGCAGGTCTTCGCGTGATTTCTTCACGCCGTCATCGATCGTCATGCGCGCGCCGTCCTTCCAGATCAGCTCGTTTCCGTCGCGGCGGTCGAGCTGGTCCGGATAGGCGCGGATCAGCCGGTCGACGCCGTCGGCGCTCGCCGCGCCCGACAGCGCAAGGCCCGCGGCGGCGGCGATCAGCTGCGCAAGGCCGCGGGGCCGGGAGACGCTCATGGCTTTGGGACCTTTCGTGCGAAGGCGCGGTCGACCGCGCCGGGGCCGTATTTGGAGCGCAGCTGCGCCACCGCCGTCTCGATGGCGTCGAGTCGCGCGTGGCGCCGCTCGAGATCGGGCGGATCGGCGTCGAGCGCCGGCCCGAGTTCGGAGATCGAGACGCCGATCAGCCGATAGGGCGTGCCGTCCGCCTCGCGCTTCAGCATGGCGCGCGCGGCCTCGAAGATGCGCGCGGCGAGCCGCGTCGGGGTCGGCAGGGCATGGGCGCGGGTGCGCAGGCGGAAGTCGGCGGTCTTGAGCTTGAGCGTCACCACGGAGCCCGCGATCTCGCTGTCGCGCAGCCGTCCGGCGACCTTCTCGCAGAGCCGAAACAGCCGAGCGGCAAGCTCCTCGGCGTCGCGAATGTCGTCCTCGAAGGTCGATTCGGCCCCAACGCTCTTGCGTTCGCGATCCGGATTGACCCTGCGGTCGTCCTTGCCGAAGGCGAGGCGGGAGAGCCGCAGGCCCCCCTCGCCGTGGCGGCGGGCGAGGTCGCGCGGGTCGGCGCGCTGCAGGTCCCCGATCGTCCTGAGGCCGTCGCGTTCGAGCGACGCGGCGAACGCCGGGCCGACGCCCCAGAGATAGCCGATCGGCTTCGGCGCCAGGAAGGCGGGCGCCTCGTCGATGGAAAGCGCCGCAAAGCCGCGCGGCTTGTCGATCTCGGAGGCGATCTTGGCCAGGAACTTGTTCGACGCCATGCCGATCGAGACCGTGATGCCGACGTCGCGCTCGACCTCTTTGGCGAAGCGCGCGAGCGCGACGGCCGGCGGCGCGTGATGCACGCGCTCGGTGCCCGCGAGGTCGAGAAACGCCTCGTCGATCGAGAGCGGCTCGACGAGTGGGGTCAGCGCAAGCATCTTGGCCTTCACGGCCCGGCTCGCCTCGACGTACTTTTCGAAACGCGGCTTCACCACGACCGCGTCGGGACAGAGCTTCAGCGCTTTGAACATCGGCATGGCCGATTTCACGCCGCGGATGCGCGCGATGTAGCAGCAGGTCGAAACGACCCCGCGCCGTCCTCCGCCCACGATGACGGGCTTGTCGGCGAGCGACGGGTCGTCGCGTTTCTCGATCGAGGCGAAGAACGCGTCGCAGTCGACATGCGCGACCGTCATCGTAGCGAGAGCGGGGTGCCGTACGATCCGTGGGCTGCCGCAGCGCGTACACCGGGGGCCGCCGACGGAATGGTCGAGGCAGTCCCGGCACAGCCCGAGAGCGCCGCCGGTCGTCATGGCGCAGGCGCGGATGCTGTGATCACTCGGGAGGTCCGTCAGTCATGAACCGGATCTCCAGCGAGCGCGGCGCGCGCCTCTCCGACCGCTTCGGGACGCAGGTTTTCGGTTTCCGCGAAGGCGATCAACAGCCGCTCGTCGCTCATCAGGTGATCGAGCACCGATGGCAGGAAGTTCGGGTTGCGCGATGCGGTCCTTATGTTTGCGGGGTCGAGGCCCGACAGCGCGAGGAACCGGCCAAGCCGTTCCGGATCTTGCGCGAGGAAGCCGAGCGCGCTCGTCGCGAGCGCCTGTGGATCGATCGAATGGGCCCGGGTTTTCGGCATCGGCATTCGCCTTTCTTAAGGAATGACGGCTACGATTTGTCGACAAACAAAAGGATCAGCGGACGTCTTCCGTTAAGGGTATTGTTTCCCACGGCGCGCGCCCATGATCCCGGGCGGTGTCGTGCTGCGCGCGTATCGCGCAAGAGGAGCGTTGGTGCCTCATGCCCAAGACCGTCCTGATCGTCGAGGATAACGAACTCAACATGAAGCTCTTCCACGATCTGTTGGAAGCGCATGGTTACGCCACTATCGAAACGAGAAACGGCGTGGAGGCGCTCGATCTCGCGCGCGCCCACATGCCCGATCTTATCCTGATGGACATCCAGCTGCCGGAAGTTTCCGGGCTCGACGTCACGAAATGGCTCAAGGAAGACGAGCGTACCAGGCCGATTCCGGTGATCGCCGTGACGGCCTTCGCAATGAAGGGCGACGAGGAACGGATCCGTGGGGGCGGCTGCGAGGCCTATCTCTCGAAGCCGATCTCCGTGTCGAAGTTTCTGGAAACCGTCAGGCACTATCTCGGCGAAGGCTGATCGGGGACACATGACCGCTCGAATTTTGGTCGTCGACGACGTCGAAGTGAACGTGCGGCTGCTCGAAGCGCGCCTGACGGCGGAGTACTTCGACGTCATCACGGCTCATGACGGCGCGACCGCGCTGGAGATCTGCGCGCGGGCGCAGTGCGACATCGTGCTGCTCGACGTCATGATGCCGGGCATCGACGGCTTCGAAGTCTGCCGCAGGTTGAAGGCGGACCCCAAGACGCATCACATCCCGGTCGTCATCATCACGGCGCTCGACCAGCCGGCCGACCGCGTGCGCGGCCTCGAGGCCGGCGCCGACGACTTCCTGACCAAACCGGTCGCCGACGTCGCGCTGCTGGCGCGCGTGCGCTCGCTCGCCCGGCTGAAGATGCTCGGCGACGAATTGCGGCTGCGCGCCCAGACGGCGCGCGACATCGGGATGATCGAGACCATCGCGGACAAGGGCGAGGGCGGGCGCGTCCTGATCGTCGACGACCGCGAAAGTTCGCAGGACCGGATCCGAGCGGCGCTGAGCGACACGCAGAGCGTCGAGGTCGAGAGCGAGCCGCATGAGGCGCTGTTCCGCGCGGCCGAGGAAGACTTCGACGTCGTGATCGTCAGCCTGTCGCTTCAAGGGTTCGATCCCTTGCGGCTCTGCGCGCAGATCCGTTCGCTGGAACGCACCCGGACCTTGCCGGTCGTGCTGATCGCCGATCCGGACGAGCATGGCCGCGTGCTCCGCGCGCTCGACGTCGGCGTCAACGACTACATCCTGCGGCCGCTCGACCCGAACGAACTGATCGCGCGCATTCGCACGCAGGTCCGCCGCCATCGCTACACATCGCGGCTGCGCAACAATCTCCAGGTCTCGAT
Protein-coding sequences here:
- a CDS encoding PleD family two-component system response regulator codes for the protein MTARILVVDDVEVNVRLLEARLTAEYFDVITAHDGATALEICARAQCDIVLLDVMMPGIDGFEVCRRLKADPKTHHIPVVIITALDQPADRVRGLEAGADDFLTKPVADVALLARVRSLARLKMLGDELRLRAQTARDIGMIETIADKGEGGRVLIVDDRESSQDRIRAALSDTQSVEVESEPHEALFRAAEEDFDVVIVSLSLQGFDPLRLCAQIRSLERTRTLPVVLIADPDEHGRVLRALDVGVNDYILRPLDPNELIARIRTQVRRHRYTSRLRNNLQVSMELAVTDDLTGLHNRRYMEMHLQALFDQAAARGRALSALVVDIDFFKSVNDRHGHDAGDEVLREFSRRLKASVRGIDLAVRLGGEEFVVVMPETEVAVARLVAERIRAKVATKPFSLGAGQGAIDVTVSVGVASHLGAGDDPAALLKRADVALYRAKADGRNRVVAHAA
- a CDS encoding DUF3572 domain-containing protein; protein product: MPKTRAHSIDPQALATSALGFLAQDPERLGRFLALSGLDPANIRTASRNPNFLPSVLDHLMSDERLLIAFAETENLRPEAVGEARAALAGDPVHD
- a CDS encoding cell envelope integrity EipB family protein; translation: MQTTTFSLRVAPVALALAAATVPAAANVRLAPHRAVYELALSENRGGSGVDQVRGRIVYEFKGDACDGYALTFRQVTEIASGEGQSNRSDLRSETWEDGAGKSFRFSAKNFLNDELNRDTDGKAEKGAEAVKVLLKKPKAGESAFEAGTLFPTEHLVKIIESAQRSDTLLAAPVYDGSEAGDKTYDTLTVIGKKADTPPPSLEEPAKKPELEKQDYWPVAVSYFERGKKLTGEQTPDYQMSFDLYANGVSRDLRINYGSFVLTGALKELEFLKPGKCER
- a CDS encoding glycerophosphodiester phosphodiesterase family protein, with the protein product MAGRLDWLTARPIAHRGLHDAGAGVVENTPAAVARAVKAGYGVEIDVRLSADGEAVVFHDATLDRLTEASGPVSALTVAELRRVAFRASSDRIFTLDECLDLVGGRQALVVEIKSGFDADMRIAARTADILNARGGPVVAESFDPRVLLELRRRAPKIPRGVVGEAFAADSSYWAGRLTRLQRFAARNLLHWPLTRPDFLSWDVNDLSRGSVRLARAIGVPVTSWTVLTPEDQARASLFADQIVFEGFRP
- a CDS encoding RidA family protein, with the protein product MAGQIDTRLSELGVTLPDAPAPAANYVPTLISQGLLYVSGQLPNGPDGLVKGRLGDGLDVEAGQKAAKLCAINILAQARAALGDLERIGRIVKLTAFVASAPDFFDQPKVVNGASDFFVEALGDKGRHARSAVGVAALPLGVAVEIDAVIEIA
- a CDS encoding DNA polymerase IV is translated as MTTGGALGLCRDCLDHSVGGPRCTRCGSPRIVRHPALATMTVAHVDCDAFFASIEKRDDPSLADKPVIVGGGRRGVVSTCCYIARIRGVKSAMPMFKALKLCPDAVVVKPRFEKYVEASRAVKAKMLALTPLVEPLSIDEAFLDLAGTERVHHAPPAVALARFAKEVERDVGITVSIGMASNKFLAKIASEIDKPRGFAALSIDEAPAFLAPKPIGYLWGVGPAFAASLERDGLRTIGDLQRADPRDLARRHGEGGLRLSRLAFGKDDRRVNPDRERKSVGAESTFEDDIRDAEELAARLFRLCEKVAGRLRDSEIAGSVVTLKLKTADFRLRTRAHALPTPTRLAARIFEAARAMLKREADGTPYRLIGVSISELGPALDADPPDLERRHARLDAIETAVAQLRSKYGPGAVDRAFARKVPKP
- a CDS encoding M15 family metallopeptidase, which translates into the protein MSVSRPRGLAQLIAAAAGLALSGAASADGVDRLIRAYPDQLDRRDGNELIWKDGARMTIDDGVKKSREDLLAKPDIDDMFAYPYPTGFPKTPPDADPGRIRNEAFFKKLYGDCQAGGVTKQLVSIDWLPRHKGGRVSLTRALGVDKRLKAVSDELDSLPEPLIRYLIPSAGTYNCRVIAGTTQPSAHGYGIAIDLNTRFSDYWRWSKGGYRNQIPPEIVEIFERHGFIWGGKWAHFDTMHFEFRPELLGD
- a CDS encoding cupin domain-containing protein; translation: MEIDRSGSRPSGKGPADWFTGQVRIDPLFDRAAPARVAGASVTFEPGARTAWHTHPLGQTLIVTAGLGWTQREGGPVEEIRPGDVVWFAPDERHWHGATETTGMTHIAIQEKLDGKAVDWLEHVSDADYVAK
- a CDS encoding Hpt domain-containing protein, with the translated sequence MTDPESTERQRAQARVAEIRSRFVAGLDDRLAELSELARSTGGPDGKDAWDRLRLGLHNLSGAAPTLGLADLGRGAGEIEEIAIGRRRPDGGLSADDAGHVAELVLALGSRAGSR
- a CDS encoding response regulator, whose amino-acid sequence is MPKTVLIVEDNELNMKLFHDLLEAHGYATIETRNGVEALDLARAHMPDLILMDIQLPEVSGLDVTKWLKEDERTRPIPVIAVTAFAMKGDEERIRGGGCEAYLSKPISVSKFLETVRHYLGEG